From the Corythoichthys intestinalis isolate RoL2023-P3 chromosome 13, ASM3026506v1, whole genome shotgun sequence genome, one window contains:
- the LOC130927856 gene encoding gastrula zinc finger protein XlCGF57.1-like, giving the protein MQARREELCGVKEEPPRQRHSTVCKLMHAKVLHRREDLYVSQAHYPEHPESACIKEEEKESPTVKEEAGFVHIKGFRNYLGAEWQKPQSPGIKEDVELPQIKEEEPKSCPQKQLPIKKEEEDLPCVKEEEEEDHITRSTGEPLEREDGPSEASRGAEPPSEGSSSSSTEELKADIIIARSDRNGATSHSPCNAIRYNAIQKPFSCSVCGKRFSRKSTLKQHTRTHIGEKSFSCSVCGQRCSCKSSLKIHTRIHTGEKPFSCSVCGQRFSRKSTLKRHTRTHTGEKPFSCSVCGQGCSCKSSLKIHTRIHTGEKPFSCSVCGQGFAEKGTLKRHKRTHTDEKPFSCSVCGQRFRLKSTLKQHTRTHIGEKSFSCSVCGQRCSCESSLKIHTRIHTGEKPFSCSVCGQRFSRKSTLKRHTGTHTGEKPFSCSVCGQGCSCKSSLKIHTRIHTGEKPFSCSVCGQGFAEKGTLKRHKRTHTGEKPFSCSVCGQRFSCRSTLKKHTRTHTGEKPFSCSVCGQGCSCKSSLKIHTRIHTGEKPFSCSVCDQRFTRKQDLKRHTRTHTGEKPFSCSVCGQKSSCKSSLKIHTRIHTGEKPFSCSVCD; this is encoded by the exons ATGCAAGCGAGACGGGAGGAACTTTGTGGAGTGAAAGAGGAGCCCCCACGTCAACGACACTCGACTGTGTGCAAACTAATGCACGCTAAGGTTCTTCACAGACGAGAAG ATCTGTATGTCAGCCAAGCCCATTATCCTGAGCACCCGGAGTCTGCATGCATCAAAGAGGAGGAGAAAGAGTCGCCAACTGTCAAAGAGGAGGCAGGGTTCGTACACATTAAAG gtttcagaaACTATCTTGGTGCTGAGTGGCAGAAGCCACAATCTCCTGGCATTAAAGAGGATGTTgagctcccccaaatcaaagaggaggagccaaagtcttgtccacagaagcaacttccaatcaaaaaggaggaggaagacCTGCCATGCGTtaaagaggaggaagaggaggaccaTATCACCAGGTCAACTGGTGAGCCCTTGGAGAGGGAAGATGGTCCGAGTGAGGCCAGCAGAGGGGCGGAGCCTCCAAGCGAGGGGAGTAGTAGCAGCTCAACAGAagaattgaaagcagacattatCATCGCTCGGTCAGACAGAAATGGGGCAACGTCACACTCACCTTGCAATGCAATACGATACAATGCAAtacaaaaacctttttcctgctcagtttgtgggaaAAGATTCAGTCGCAAgagcaccttaaaacaacacacaagaacccacattgGCGAAAAATCTTTttcttgctcagtttgtggtcaaagatgtaGTTGCAAGAGTTccttaaaaatacacacaagaatccacactggcgaaaaacctttttcctgctcagtttgtggtcaaagattcagtcgcAAGAGCACCTTAAaacgacacacaagaacccacactggcgaaaaacctttttcctgctcagtttgtggtcaaggatgcaGTTGCAAGAGTTccttaaaaatacacacaagaatccacactggcgaaaaacctttttcctgctctgtttgtggtcaaggattcgctGAAAAAGGAACCTTAAAAAGACacaaaagaacccacactgatgaaaaacctttttcctgctcagtttgtggtcaaagattccgtCTCAAgagcaccttaaaacaacacacaagaacccacattgGCGAAAAGTCTTTttcttgctcagtttgtggtcaaagatgtaGTTGCGAGAGTTccttaaaaatacacacaagaatccacactggcgaaaaacctttttcctgctcagtttgtggtcaaagattcagtcgcAAGAGCACCTTAAAACGACACAcaggaacccacactggcgaaaaacctttttcctgctcagtttgtggtcaaggatgcaGTTGCAAGAGTTccttaaaaatacacacaagaatccacactggcgaaaaacctttttcctgctctgtttgtggtcaaggattcgctGAAAAAGGAACCTTAAAAAGACacaaaagaacccacactggcgaaaaacctttttcctgctcagtttgtggtcaaagattcagttgCAGGAGCaccttaaaaaaacacacaagaacccacactggtgaaaaacctttttcctgctcagtttgtggtcaaggatgcaGTTGCAAGAGTTccttaaaaatacacacaagaatccacactggcgaaaaacctttttcctgctcagtttgtgatcaacGATTCACTCGGAAGCAAGACTTAAaacgacacacaagaacccacactggtgaaaaacctttttcctgctcagtttgtggtcaaaaaaGCAGTTGCAAGAGTTccttaaaaatacacacaagaatccacactggcgaaaaacctttttcatgctcagtttgtgattAA